In Gemmatimonadota bacterium, the genomic window TCGAATTTTTACTATAGGACTTTGAAAAGTGCCTTATATTTTGTGTATAGGTGAAGACATTTACGGTTTATTGCCCTGGTGGGAGGTGGCCGCTAATAACGGTCGCCGCCCTGAAAAGGGGCCCGCCAGGGCTCTTTTTGTTTAAGCCTTTGACACCAAAGAGGATTTGAGATATATTGAGATTGATAAAATAAAGGCCAAAGATTACGCCTTTGGCCAGCCCAGCCGCTAATAACGGTTGGATGGGCCTTTTCCACTTTTTCAATGGAAAGGGGCTGTTCAACCGTGTTTTTTTTGGTCCGGCACCCCCTCTCCGCTGCAGTGACAGGAGGTGTCGGTTTGAGCAAGTCCTACAACAAATCCCAAATCAGACTTTCCCGCAGAACGAAATTCAATCCTGATTTCTGGGAAGTTCGGGTTGACCAGAACATCCTTGAACAGTTCTCTCTTGAACAGAATCCGCACTACGAGACAGAGGAAGATGTCCAGGCACGATTTCGTCAGCGTGAGTGGACATCCCGATTAATACCGCTAGTTCTCAAGCTGATGGATGAGGTTCTTACCCCCAGACAAAGGGAAATAGTACACCTTTACTTTTTCAGGAAAATGACCGAACACGAAATTTCC contains:
- a CDS encoding sigma-70 family RNA polymerase sigma factor; amino-acid sequence: MERGCSTVFFLVRHPLSAAVTGGVGLSKSYNKSQIRLSRRTKFNPDFWEVRVDQNILEQFSLEQNPHYETEEDVQARFRQREWTSRLIPLVLKLMDEVLTPRQREIVHLYFFRKMTEHEISQQLGISVPSVSQHLFGKSRGGKTVGGAIPKLRKKLAQMHIGEFEIPDCQ